In a genomic window of Zingiber officinale cultivar Zhangliang chromosome 9B, Zo_v1.1, whole genome shotgun sequence:
- the LOC122022897 gene encoding uncharacterized protein LOC122022897 has translation MQKGKSFEGNLLPHLRILMMLPSPAASTFALAAFLLLAASFSCGNREEDGKGSVGFRFSFDGSVKDRSFGAEFDLHGDARVSGSSVRITRPANVSSGRMAYREPIRFFGTKSGFSSAFSFSIPPAGCGVAFFLSPSRVSPEGGSVDRAESSISLIAVSFATAKTGNLTGSLIEISASGELLAKSGNLSSNGSVLHLKSGEKLHSEIDFDGESNRIQVKLWQGNSMISHAVDLPNFPCRESVLVSLTARSRNSTQGISIYSWNFTAKHGAPYLMHSEPLDPNSFLARPTEIPSVHPRRRAYPWAVFIAMVFAAASGAMVAFFVMLVWAQLDSQCPVAPEESPATIEKSGENMKTGKK, from the coding sequence ATGCAAAAAGGCAAGAGCTTTGAAGGAAATCTGCTGCCGCACCTCCGGATCCTCATGATGTTGCCGTCTCCCGCCGCTTCCACCTTCGCCCTAGCTGCTTTTCTTCTCCTCGCCGCGTCCTTCTCTTGTGGGAACCGCGAAGAGGACGGAAAGGGCAGCGTCGGTTTCCGTTTCTCTTTCGATGGGTCGGTAAAAGATCGGAGCTTTGGGGCGGAGTTCGATCTCCACGGCGATGCGAGGGTGAGTGGCTCGTCGGTTAGGATCACGCGTCCGGCAAATGTGAGCTCGGGGCGGATGGCGTACCGGGAGCCGATCCGATTCTTCGGCACTAAATCCGGGTTTTCCTCTGCCTTTTCTTTCTCCATCCCTCCCGCCGGCTGCGGCGTGGCTTTCTTCTTGTCCCCAAGTAGGGTTTCTCCGGAAGGGGGCAGCGTCGACCGTGCTGAATCCTCGATCAGTCTCATCGCGGTGAGCTTTGCGACGGCAAAAACTGGTAACCTAACTGGAAGCCTCATCGAGATCAGCGCCAGCGGGGAGCTTTTGGCCAAAAGCGGCAATCTTTCCAGCAATGGTTCGGTGCTGCATCTGAAAAGCGGAGAGAAGTTGCATTCTGAGATTGATTTCGACGGGGAATCAAACAGAATACAAGTGAAGCTCTGGCAGGGCAACTCAATGATCTCGCACGCCGTCGATTTGCCCAATTTCCCTTGCAGAGAGTCAGTTTTGGTGTCTTTAACAGCTCGGAGTCGCAATTCCACTCAGGGAATCAGCATCTACTCCTGGAATTTCACGGCGAAGCATGGAGCTCCATATCTGATGCATTCCGAACCCCTGGATCCCAATTCGTTCCTGGCGCGGCCAACTGAGATCCCTTCAGTTCATCCGAGAAGAAGAGCTTATCCCTGGGCAGTGTTCATCGCCATGGTGTTCGCAGCTGCTTCCGGCGCAATGGTGGCCTTCTTCGTCATGCTGGTGTGGGCGCAGCTCGACTCACAGTGCCCGGTGGCTCCCGAAGAATCCCCAGCAACGATTGAAAAATCTGGAGAGAACATGAAAACTGGTAAAAAATAG